CGGCATCACGAGCGTTATCTGCCACAAAATCAGGATAGACAATCTCATAACAAATATAGGGCGTCACTTTGCGACTGCTCTCTTTTAGTTTGGACTGGCCAGGTCGACCAGGTGAAAAGCTAGACATCGGCAGGTCGAAAAACTGAATGAGCCCACGGAGTATATTTTCTAGCGGGACGTACTCCCCAAATGGAACCAAGCGTTGTTTGTGGTAGATGCCTTCGCCTTCACCGGTGCTTAAAATGCTGTTATGTATGGAGGTGCGGCCAGTTTCAGGGTTCTTTTCTCGGTAGGGGATACCGCTTATCAACGTACTACCCGCCTCTCTAGCCCGGATTGAAATTGGCTTAATAATCGATGCAGCTTGGTCATAAAGTATTGGTATAGCCGTCTCTGGCCAGATAATCAGACTCTTACCCCAGTGAGGTTCAGATAGTGTTTGGTAGATCTCAATGGTCTTGAGCCGGTACCCCCTCGACCACTTTAATTCTTGAGGGATGTTGGCCTGAATTGCAGCAACTGTAATGGGGGTGATGTCTTTTACGTATCCCCATTTTATGGTGCCAAGCAGGGCCCCTAACATCCAGAGAATAGTAGCAAAACAGATAAAGCTTGCGGGTAGTAACTTTCGTTGTAATTCGGCACGGGGAGCGGGTTGACTGAGTTGTTGCTTATTGATTAAGCGCTGTATCAATGTTGATCGACTAATAAAATACCAGATAGCGCTACCAGATAAACAGCAGATAAAGGTAATACCGTGAACTCCCAGTACACCCGCCCAGCCAGAAAGGGGCGTTTCGAGGTGGCCGTAGCCGAGGTATAACCAGGGGAAGCCTGTTAAAAACCAACTTCTGAACCAGTCCCCCAGCACCCACACTGCGGGAAAGGTAATGACAGACCAGCGATCTTGGCCATTAAATAGTTTACGGAATAACCAAAATGTTGCTGCGGGGAATAGCGCAATAGCAGCTACAAAAATTGCGGTTAGGGCGGTGGCAAGCGGAGCTGGAGCATTGCCAAAATTGTGTATGCTAACATAGACCCAGGATACCCCTGATCCAAATAACCCTATGCCAAATAACCAACCGAAGAGTAACGACTTTTTTGGACTGGCGCCGTTCATGCCTATCATTATGATCGTTATTGACAAGATGCCTAGCGGCCAATAGTTGAAAGGGCTTAAACTTAAGGTTTGCATGATTCCCGCGATGGGGAAAAGAAGCCATTTTAACTTCAGAATATTAGATGTATTCATAAATGGCTTCAATGCAGTCTGGTAGGGGGTTGAGGTTATTTAAGGGGTTAGCTGTTAGCGCAACTTGTGAGCCTGCAGCAACCTGACTGTTCGGTTGTCGGCATTGAGTACGGTGAACTTAAACCCGCTAAACTCAATACTTTCGCCGCGACGAGGAAGACGACCGAACTGCTGTAGAATTAATCCGCCAATGGTATCAAAGTTGTCTTCGCTGAGTTCAAGCTTAAAGAATTCATTAAAGTCTTCGATAGGGGTTATCGCTTTGATGATATATTCGCCGGCACCACGCACTTTGATCAGAGCTTCTTCATCGATGTCGTGTTCGTCTTCTATATCTCCGACTATTTGTTCTAATACGTCTTCGATCGTCACGAGACCTGAGATGCCGCCATACTCATCAACCACTATAGCCATGTGATTACGAGTTGCTTTGAACTCTTTAAGCAGTTGGTTTAGTCGCTTGCTCTCAGGGACAACCGTTGCAGGTCTCAGTATATCGACTAATGAGTCTTGTTTGATTTCACCTTTAAGCGCTAAAGGTAACAGGTCTTTCGCTAAGAGAATCCCGATAACATCGTCTGGTGATTCTCCCAAAACCGGAAAGCGGGAGTGAGCAGAGTTAATAATGTCATTTAAGTAGACATCAGGCTCGACAGAGGCTTTAACGGTTATCATTTGTGAGCGGGGAATCATGACTTCACGAACTTGCATATCGATGACTTGCATTGCGCCTTCGATAATATTCATGGCGTCGGTGTCTATGACGTTTTGCTTTTCTGCAGTTCGCAGTATTTCAGTGACATCTTCAGTCGACTGAGGTTCGCCTGAAAAGGCTTTTGAGATTTTTTCCAGCCAAGACTTATTGTCTTGACCGCTTATCGAGTTGTCTTCGCTCATTAGCTTAAGTCCTGATCCTGATAGGGGGCAGGAAAATCTAGCTCCATAATAATTTCGGTTTCAAGCCTCTCCATTACCAAGGCTTCCTCATCTTTTATATGGTCGTAGCCTTGCAAATGCAATACTCCATGTACCACCATATGAGCCCAGTGGGCTATTAACTCTTTATTTTGCTCTGCAGCTTCGCGTTCTACGACTGGCGCACAAACTACAAGGTCACCCAGTGGTAAATCACCTAGTAAGTTTATATCTATTCCGGGGGGCGCTTCAAATGGAAAAGATAAAACATTGGTAGGACCTTCTTTTCCACGGTAAGTTTGGTTTAATTCTGCACTTTCTTCAATATCGACTATCCGTACTGTAACGTCAGCTTCACACTCTTTAGACTGATGTGCTTTGTTAGCCCACAACGTAAGCTCCTCGATAGAGGGCAATTGCTGGTTGACTGTCTCAATCTGTAAGTCGATATGAATAGTCATGATTTTGAGGCTTGATCCTGCTTGCTGTTGTGGTTGTCATAGGCCTCAACAATGCGCTGAACCAATGGGTGTCGAACTACATCTCTAGAGGTAAAGTGAGTAAACCCAATACCTTTTACGTCTGCCAATACATTGCCGACGTGTTTAAGGCCAGAGGCTGTGCCGTTTGGTAGATCAATTTGAGTGATGTCACCGGTGATTACCGCTGTTGATCCAAACCCGATACGAGTTAAGAACATTTTCATCTGCTCGCGGGTCGTATTTTGGCTCTCATCGAGAATAATAAACGAACTGTTAAGGGTGCGGCCTCTCATAAATGCGAGAGGGGCAATCTCTATGATATTTTTATCTATTAGTCGTGTCACCTGATCAAAACCGAGCATTTCGTATAACGCATCATAAAGTGGTCGTAAGTAAGGGTCGACTTTCTGCGCTAAATCACCAGGGAGAAAACCTAGCTTCTCACCGGCTTCAACGGCAGGTCTAACTAGCAAAATGCGCTTAACTTCTTCATTTTTAAGTGCTTCCACAGCACAGGCTACTGCCAGGTATGTTTTACCTGTACCCGCAGGACCTATGCCGAAGTTAATATCGTGTGTTTTGATATTGCGCACATAGTCTAGCTGGTTGTCGCCTCTAACTTTAACCTGAACCTTGGATGCTTTAATGATCTGATAGGACTCATAGGCAGCACTAACGGGTTCAGAGTGGTCGAGGCCTGACTCCCGGATAAAAAGGTGGATAAGCTCAGGGTCAAGTGTGGCGCCTGCTTCTGTTTCGCGATATAAGTGCTTGAGGATCTCGATAGATGCCTGAGTCGCCTTGCCCTCACCAGTCAGCTTGAAAAGGTTGCCGCGATAATTGATCGCCACGCCCATTCTGCGCTCTATCTGTTTAAGGTTTTCATCAAACTGGCCGCATAGCGCTGCTAGTCTGTGGTTATCGCTGGGTTCCAGATGAACTTGCCTGGAGTCTGTAATGGCTATGATGGTTGTTACCTGCTTCCACTAATGGCGTTAAATCAATATTTTACTTCGTCGATCCTGAGACCGCGAAGAGAGTTGGGGAGTGCTTCAACTATCTCTACATCTACGAAGTGTCCGATTATACCGGTATCGTCAGATCTAAAGTTAACTACACGGTTGTTTTCAGTACGTCCTTGTAACTCACCAGGGTCTTTCTTTGAATGGCCTGTGACTAATATTCGCTGAGTTGTACCGACCATTTTGCGACTAATATCTTGGGCGTGCTGCAAGATACGTTGCTGAAGAATAGATAAACGCTCTTTTTTGGTGTCTTCCGAGATGTTGTCCGGCAGGTCTGATGCTGGCGTACCCGGCCTTGCACTGTAGATAAAGCTAAATGAGTGATCAAAGCCGATATCTTGGATTAGTTTCATCGTATCAGCAAAGTCTTGATCTGTTTCGCCCGGAAAGCCAACAATAAAGTCAGAAGAGATACTCATGTCGGGTCTGATTTTGCGAAGACGTCTAATTTTAGACTTATATTCGAGCACCATATGACCACGCTTCATGGCAGCCAAAATACGATCAGAACCGCTTTGTACCGGCAGATGAAGGTGGCTAACTAGTTCAGGTACTTCGGCATATACATCAACTAAGCTATCGGAAAACTCAACAGGGTGAGAGGTTGTGAAACGAATACGATCAATGCCCTCTATTGCTGCAACATAGGTGATGAGCTCAGCAAGGTCGATTGTATCGCCATCATGGGTATCACCCTGATAGGCATTTACGTTCTGACCTAGCAGGTTTACTTCGCGGACACCTTGAGAGGCGAGGTGTACGATCTCGGCAATAATATCATCTACCGGACGGCTAACTTCTTCGCCGCGGGTGTAAGGTACAACGCAAAAGGTACAATACTTACTGCACCCTTCCATAATAGAGACAAAAGCAGAAGGGCCATCAGCTTCAGGCTCTGGTAATCGATCAAACTTTTCAATTTCTGGAAAGCTAATATCAACAATGCCAACACCACCATTTTGTGAGGCATCGATCATTTCAGGTAAGCGGTGAAGGGTTTGTGGCCCAAAGACCATATCAACATAGGGCGCTCTGCCCATGATAGCCTCACCTTCTTGGCTCGCGACACAGCCGCCCACTCCAATTTTTAGGTCTGGGTTAGCATCTTTTAACTTCTTCCAACGGCCTAACTGGTGAAATACCTTCTCTTGTGCTTTTTCCCTGATGGAGCAGGTATTTAGCAGCAGTATATCGGCGTCATCAGCATTGTCGGTTAAAACAACTTCATGACTGTCTTGAAGTAAATCTGCCATGCGTGACGAATCATACTCGTTCATCTGACAGCCGTGGGTTTTGATAAATAACTTCTTAGTCGCCATTTTACCTTACTACTAATTTAAGATGATAATGGCGGCATTATACCTTGGGATGTTGTAAATTTCGAACTATCTGAACAGACATTTATCGAATAGTAAAAGTTTAAATATATCAACAATATAGATGTGTTGATTTTGGCTTTTACTGAATTGCTCCAGAACAAATTAATCTGAGCATTGTGATGTGGTATGATGGCGCCCATCTTGTGTATCCACTTCATAAAATTAGGTTCAAAGACTAATGGCAGTAAAAAAAGTCTACAAAGTTATTTTTTATAACAGTGAAGAAATATTTGAAATATATGCGACCCATGTGTTCCCAAGTGAAATGTACGGTTTTGTCGAAGTAGAACAGCTGTTGTTTGGTGAGCGTTCTCAGTTACTGGTTGACCCAAGTGAAGAGAAACTTAAAACCGAGTTTAGTGGTGTTAATAGAACCTATATTCCCATGAATGCTATTGTTCGCATCGATGAAGTTGAACAAGAGGGCATAGCAAAAGTTACTGCTGTAGGTAATTCTGTTGCGTCTTTTCCTCGATCACCAGGAAAGCCTGATTAACGACTATTGGGGTTTTCATTATGACGCCAGAACGCTATGCCCGACTGCGTGAAACACTCGATCGTCGGCAACCCGACTTAACACTTCTTACCGAGCAAATACATAAGCCTCGTAACATAGCCGCCCTAGTTAGAACCGCTGATGCAGTAGGTATTCATCAAGTGCATATGGTGTGGCCTTGGGATAAACATCGCCATTACAGTGGCACGGCTATGGGGAGTGATCGATGGGTTAATGTCAATCGTCATGAATCAATGCCGGCGGCTATTAGCCAGCTCAAAGAGAGTGGTTATAAAGTATATGCTGCTCACTTTTCAGACCGCGCGGTAGATTACAGGTCAGTTGATTACAGTGTGCCTTGTGCTCTGGTTTTAGGGAATGAAAAAAAAGGCATCTCTGCGGATACCGCTGATCTGGTCGATGAGCATGTGGTCGTACCCATGATGGGGATGGTGGAATCGTTTAACGTGTCTGTTGCGGCGGCCATTATTTTAGCGGAAGCTCAACGACAGCGAGCAGCGTTAGGGTTGTACGATAAGGTTCGTTTAGATCAAGAAGAGTATTGGCAAACTCTATTTCGATGGGCGCATCCGACAGTGGCGGAATACTGTCATAAAAACGAATTGCCTTACCCGCCTGTCTCTCATGAAGATGGTGAAATAATAGACCCGTCAGCTTGGTATGCACAGGTACGAAAAAAATTTTAGGGTTGTTGCCAGAGCGGTTAAGTCATTCATGCCATTAATCCAAACATCATTTACTGCTATTTGTCGGAAATAAACCGCATTGCTATTAGCGGGGCGCTGCGACCTCTTTAACAAAGTAATGTTTAAGAAAGTCGATTAACAGTCTGAGCTTTTTAGAGCCAGCGCTGCCAGGTGGAAATACCCCATAGATATCTATATTGCTGAGTTCATAATCTTCAAGAACTTGCTCTAAGGCGCCCGACTTAATCTTTGGCCATGCGTCATATACGGGTATTCGTCCCAAACCATGGCCGCCTTCAATAAAGGCAGTGCGAGCGGCTGCATTATTGGTTCTGATACTGCCTTTTACCTTGATGCTATATGAACGGCTGCCTTTACTTAGCGATATGATATCTGAGGTGAGTTTGTAAATAACCCAACTGTGTTGCTCTAATTCGGCAGGAGAAGTGGGGCGTCCATGTTTTTTAAAATACTCCGGAGACCCACACAAACACATAGATAGAGATGAGAGCTTACTGGCTTGTAAGCCTGAATCAGGCAATGGTGCGCCACGAATCGCGAGGTCTATGCCTTCTTGCATAATGTTGACCACCTCATCTGTTAGCATGAGATCGAGTTCAATCTTTGGGTAGAGGGCGCGAAAACGGTTGAGCGCCGGCACTATCATCTGTAAGCCAACATTGACCGGGCAGGTAATCTTTAATAACCCTTCTGGCTCGTTTTTTAGGTTTTCGATTTTTTGGTTGGCGATGGCTGCTTGTTCAGCAATGATGCGGCAAGACTCATAGTACTCCGCCCCTGCCTCAGTGAGTGCGATTGAGCGAGTTGAACGGTTAAGTAATTTCACCCCCAGTTGCGACTCCAGCTTTTTAATATGGTAGCTGATGACTGCCCGAGATAACCCTACGTGCTTGGCTGCAGCGGACAAGTTGCCTTGTTCAACCACCTGAGCAAACACCACCATGCTTTTAAGTTGTTCAAACGATATATCCATAACTTATTGTATCAACTATTAACAATATATAAGCCAATATTAGCGCTTTGTTAGGTTTTTTTTGGTAGATGTGAGCCTATTTGTCAAAACAGACGCACTATGCCTCAAGTAAACGGGTGTGCTAGCCCTACCGCAATACTATTGAGTTTTGGGGAGATCTCTTTGGATGGGTGAGTACTATAAGAGGGGAACAGAAAAAGGGTGAGGTGATTAACCGATAAAGGGATGTTAGCAGTGCTGTAATAGGTGATGAAGACGGTTTGCTAGCAAGCGGCCAAGTGAGCATAGCTCTAATTGCTTGATGGTTGCTAGCGGTGATTGATGGTTCTTGACGGTGATTGATGGTTACTGACGATAAATAGTTTCAATAAGGTGAAACCCAAACTGTGTTTTTACAGGCCCATGCACCTGCAAAACCTTTTTCTTAAACACGACGTTATCAAAGGCTTTTACCATCTGGCCGGGGCGAAACTCACCAAGGTCACCCCCTCGTTTGCCTGATTTACACTGCGAGTATTTTTTTGCAAGCTTGCCAAAATCTTCACCATTAGCAATACGTTGCTTTAGCTTCTCTGCCTCTTCTTTGGTTTTAACCAAAATGTGTCTCGCGCATGCAACTGGCATTACAATAGCCTCGCCTTAAATTTACGGCCTTTTATTTTACCATTCAGTATTCGAGTCAGTGCAGTCTTCGCTTGTGCTCGTTCAATTGCGACATAGGCGGAGAAGTCTGTGACATCAATTTTGCCCACGCTCTTACCAGGTATACCCGCTTCGCCCGTTAATGCACCTAGAATATCCCCTGGTCTGACTTTTTGTTTGCGGCCGCCAAATATGCAGAGTGTGGTCATCGGTGGGTGTGGTAACAGATTTTCGCCGCTATTATCAGACTTCTTCATGTCGCCATATTGTATCGGCTGTTTCTGACCATCTTCGATGGCTTCAAGCTTGTACTTTTCAGACTCTGTATACAAACTGAGTGCTAGACCTTTTTTACCTGCTCGGCCGGTTCGTCCAATACGGTGTGTATAAATATCGTTGTCTCTAGATAAGTCATAGTTAATGACTGCTTGCAGGTCATCTATATCAAGGCCTCGAGCAGCGACATCGGTTGCAACTAATATAGAAACACTTTGATTTGAGAAACGAATGAGTACTTCGTCTCGATCACGTTGTTCTAGGTCACCATGTAGCGACAATGCGCTTAAACCGCCATCAATCAAATAGTCGGTTAATTCTTGGCAAGCTTGCTTAGTGTTGCAAAAAATGACGACTGAGTTGGGTTGGTAGGCTAACAATAGTTGATATGTTGCATCGTTTTTCTGGCTTCTTGAAACTTGAAAAAATATTTGCTCTATCTGGCTATGGCTATGAACCGATTCGACAGTAATCTCAACAGGGTTACTCTGAAAGTCACTGCTCAACTGCTGTATTTTTTCAGGGTATGTTGCAGAAAAAAGTAGTGTCTGACGTTTAGAAGGGGTTTGTTGGATGATGGTTTCAATATCATCGTAAAAACCCATGTCGAGCATTCTGTCTGCTTCATCTAAGACGACGGTGCTGACTCCCTCTAATACCAGTGTGCCTTTTCGTAAGTGATCTTTAATTCGGCCTGGTGTACCAACAACAATATGGGCTCCATGCTCTAGAGATCCTATTTGAGGCCCAATAGGTTGACCACCGCAGAGCGTAACAACTTTAATATTTTGCTGATATCGCGCTAGACGACGTATCTCTTTTGCAACTTGCGCGCTTAATTCACGGGTAGGACAGAGAATGAGTGCTTGAACGCCAAAAAAGCGAATATTCAGTTTGTTAAGAATTGGAAGCGAAAATGCAGCAGTTTTGCCGCTTCCCGTTTTTGCTTTTGCAATTAAATCATGACCTTTGAATGCCAGTGGAATACTTTGCTCTTGTATCGCTGTCATGGCTTTATAGCCAAGCGAGTTTAAGTTATCGATAGCCGCTTGGGGCAGGTTAAGGCTTGAAAAATCTTGGGTGCTCAAAGGTGTGGTCACGAGTGTCTCTTTTAGGCGTGTGGCTTTGGTGGGTGATTATACCAGAGTGAAACCATGCAAAAGGTAAAAAAAAGAAAAAAACCGAAGAGAGACTAATCATCCTGCTCAACTGAGAGTTATTGCGGTATAAAAACGTTTAGTTTGTAACATGATCTCAACTCCGTCTAATATCAGCTGCGTGATAGTTCTGGTTGATCTCGGCTTTTTCTATTATGTTGGCTGCGCCACTATTTAAGGTCAAGGTTACGAGTAAAGAGACAATATATGCAACAACTAGTAGAGGCATATAACCTATTCAGTCGTGGCTGAATAGGTTATTTCACTTATTATTTTATCCAGTGCTGTGAGTTATAGTTGCCTGTTAGGTTTGTGATTTGGAGAGCGTAGTGCTCAAAGCAAAAAATATATTGAAATTGGCACTGCCGCTAATTATCGCCCAGCTAGCGCAAGCA
This genomic window from Alkalimarinus sediminis contains:
- the lnt gene encoding apolipoprotein N-acyltransferase, giving the protein MNTSNILKLKWLLFPIAGIMQTLSLSPFNYWPLGILSITIIMIGMNGASPKKSLLFGWLFGIGLFGSGVSWVYVSIHNFGNAPAPLATALTAIFVAAIALFPAATFWLFRKLFNGQDRWSVITFPAVWVLGDWFRSWFLTGFPWLYLGYGHLETPLSGWAGVLGVHGITFICCLSGSAIWYFISRSTLIQRLINKQQLSQPAPRAELQRKLLPASFICFATILWMLGALLGTIKWGYVKDITPITVAAIQANIPQELKWSRGYRLKTIEIYQTLSEPHWGKSLIIWPETAIPILYDQAASIIKPISIRAREAGSTLISGIPYREKNPETGRTSIHNSILSTGEGEGIYHKQRLVPFGEYVPLENILRGLIQFFDLPMSSFSPGRPGQSKLKESSRKVTPYICYEIVYPDFVADNARDADYLLTISNDSWFGRSIGPLQHLEMAQMRALENARYVVRGTNNGISAIITPEGSVQSQTEQFVSTVLTGEVYAMGGRTPFNYLGSSPILILCGLLLIFRRLLSKPSSNQ
- a CDS encoding HlyC/CorC family transporter, whose amino-acid sequence is MSEDNSISGQDNKSWLEKISKAFSGEPQSTEDVTEILRTAEKQNVIDTDAMNIIEGAMQVIDMQVREVMIPRSQMITVKASVEPDVYLNDIINSAHSRFPVLGESPDDVIGILLAKDLLPLALKGEIKQDSLVDILRPATVVPESKRLNQLLKEFKATRNHMAIVVDEYGGISGLVTIEDVLEQIVGDIEDEHDIDEEALIKVRGAGEYIIKAITPIEDFNEFFKLELSEDNFDTIGGLILQQFGRLPRRGESIEFSGFKFTVLNADNRTVRLLQAHKLR
- the ybeY gene encoding rRNA maturation RNase YbeY gives rise to the protein MTIHIDLQIETVNQQLPSIEELTLWANKAHQSKECEADVTVRIVDIEESAELNQTYRGKEGPTNVLSFPFEAPPGIDINLLGDLPLGDLVVCAPVVEREAAEQNKELIAHWAHMVVHGVLHLQGYDHIKDEEALVMERLETEIIMELDFPAPYQDQDLS
- a CDS encoding PhoH family protein, with amino-acid sequence MGVAINYRGNLFKLTGEGKATQASIEILKHLYRETEAGATLDPELIHLFIRESGLDHSEPVSAAYESYQIIKASKVQVKVRGDNQLDYVRNIKTHDINFGIGPAGTGKTYLAVACAVEALKNEEVKRILLVRPAVEAGEKLGFLPGDLAQKVDPYLRPLYDALYEMLGFDQVTRLIDKNIIEIAPLAFMRGRTLNSSFIILDESQNTTREQMKMFLTRIGFGSTAVITGDITQIDLPNGTASGLKHVGNVLADVKGIGFTHFTSRDVVRHPLVQRIVEAYDNHNSKQDQASKS
- a CDS encoding DUF1820 family protein, encoding MAVKKVYKVIFYNSEEIFEIYATHVFPSEMYGFVEVEQLLFGERSQLLVDPSEEKLKTEFSGVNRTYIPMNAIVRIDEVEQEGIAKVTAVGNSVASFPRSPGKPD
- the trmH gene encoding tRNA (guanosine(18)-2'-O)-methyltransferase TrmH; this encodes MTPERYARLRETLDRRQPDLTLLTEQIHKPRNIAALVRTADAVGIHQVHMVWPWDKHRHYSGTAMGSDRWVNVNRHESMPAAISQLKESGYKVYAAHFSDRAVDYRSVDYSVPCALVLGNEKKGISADTADLVDEHVVVPMMGMVESFNVSVAAAIILAEAQRQRAALGLYDKVRLDQEEYWQTLFRWAHPTVAEYCHKNELPYPPVSHEDGEIIDPSAWYAQVRKKF
- a CDS encoding LysR family transcriptional regulator — protein: MDISFEQLKSMVVFAQVVEQGNLSAAAKHVGLSRAVISYHIKKLESQLGVKLLNRSTRSIALTEAGAEYYESCRIIAEQAAIANQKIENLKNEPEGLLKITCPVNVGLQMIVPALNRFRALYPKIELDLMLTDEVVNIMQEGIDLAIRGAPLPDSGLQASKLSSLSMCLCGSPEYFKKHGRPTSPAELEQHSWVIYKLTSDIISLSKGSRSYSIKVKGSIRTNNAAARTAFIEGGHGLGRIPVYDAWPKIKSGALEQVLEDYELSNIDIYGVFPPGSAGSKKLRLLIDFLKHYFVKEVAAPR
- a CDS encoding peptidylprolyl isomerase, producing the protein MPVACARHILVKTKEEAEKLKQRIANGEDFGKLAKKYSQCKSGKRGGDLGEFRPGQMVKAFDNVVFKKKVLQVHGPVKTQFGFHLIETIYRQ
- the dbpA gene encoding ATP-dependent RNA helicase DbpA translates to MSTQDFSSLNLPQAAIDNLNSLGYKAMTAIQEQSIPLAFKGHDLIAKAKTGSGKTAAFSLPILNKLNIRFFGVQALILCPTRELSAQVAKEIRRLARYQQNIKVVTLCGGQPIGPQIGSLEHGAHIVVGTPGRIKDHLRKGTLVLEGVSTVVLDEADRMLDMGFYDDIETIIQQTPSKRQTLLFSATYPEKIQQLSSDFQSNPVEITVESVHSHSQIEQIFFQVSRSQKNDATYQLLLAYQPNSVVIFCNTKQACQELTDYLIDGGLSALSLHGDLEQRDRDEVLIRFSNQSVSILVATDVAARGLDIDDLQAVINYDLSRDNDIYTHRIGRTGRAGKKGLALSLYTESEKYKLEAIEDGQKQPIQYGDMKKSDNSGENLLPHPPMTTLCIFGGRKQKVRPGDILGALTGEAGIPGKSVGKIDVTDFSAYVAIERAQAKTALTRILNGKIKGRKFKARLL